In one window of Zhihengliuella sp. ISTPL4 DNA:
- a CDS encoding branched-chain amino acid ABC transporter permease: MDFGSIFGNTASYLFSPTTIAYALAATGLAVHFGYTGLLNFGMAAFMAIGGYGYAISILTFGVPWWLGVLVGITGGALFALLLGIPTLRLRADYLAIATIAAAEVVRLMFVTELFKDWTNSAGGLSGYHQSFRDANPFPPGTYGFGPWTYNANDLWVRVFGLLTLALTILVVWALMRSPWGRVLKGIREDEDAVRSLGKNVFAYKMQALVVGGVIGALGGIVFVLPSAVIPGSYSTSLTFFLWTILLLGGAATVFGPTLGAVLFWVVFAFLGALLPAMATAGYLPMTSAQADVVRYILIGIVLMLIVVFRPQGILGNKREMTFVK; encoded by the coding sequence ATGGACTTCGGAAGCATCTTCGGCAACACCGCCTCCTATCTGTTCAGCCCGACGACGATCGCCTATGCGCTCGCGGCGACCGGCCTCGCGGTGCACTTCGGCTACACGGGCCTGCTCAACTTCGGCATGGCGGCGTTCATGGCGATCGGGGGCTACGGCTACGCGATCTCGATCCTCACCTTCGGCGTCCCGTGGTGGCTGGGCGTCCTCGTCGGCATCACCGGCGGCGCGCTCTTCGCCCTGCTGCTCGGCATCCCCACCCTGCGCCTGCGCGCCGACTACCTCGCCATCGCGACCATCGCGGCTGCCGAGGTCGTGCGCCTGATGTTCGTCACGGAGCTGTTCAAGGACTGGACGAATTCCGCGGGCGGTCTCTCCGGTTACCACCAGAGCTTCCGCGACGCCAACCCGTTCCCCCCGGGGACGTACGGCTTCGGACCGTGGACCTACAACGCGAACGACCTCTGGGTCCGGGTGTTCGGTCTGCTGACCCTCGCCCTGACGATCCTCGTGGTCTGGGCCCTCATGCGCAGCCCGTGGGGGCGCGTGCTCAAGGGCATCCGCGAGGACGAGGACGCCGTACGCTCGCTCGGCAAGAACGTCTTCGCCTACAAGATGCAGGCGCTCGTGGTGGGTGGCGTGATCGGTGCCCTCGGCGGCATCGTCTTCGTCCTGCCCTCGGCGGTCATCCCCGGCAGCTACTCCACGTCGCTGACCTTCTTCCTGTGGACGATCCTCCTGCTCGGCGGCGCGGCCACGGTCTTCGGCCCCACGCTGGGCGCGGTGCTGTTCTGGGTGGTGTTCGCCTTCCTCGGAGCGCTCCTCCCCGCGATGGCCACCGCCGGCTACCTGCCCATGACCAGTGCCCAGGCCGACGTCGTGCGCTACATCCTCATCGGCATCGTGCTGATGCTCATCGTCGTGTTCCGCCCGCAGGGCATCCTCGGGAACAAGAGGGAGATGACCTTTGTCAAGTGA
- a CDS encoding ABC transporter substrate-binding protein yields the protein MNALKGSRSARIFAGIALVSASALIIAGCSSTPNAEPSDGGGDKPAADLTLKLGSLLPATGTLAFLGAPMEAGVQLAVDQINEADAGITIDLSTADEGDLDNKAYETSITNLRNDGITAMIGAASSSVTKLILDGNAGADILTVSPSNTSPDFTGINPLYFRTAPSDNLQGEVLGNEIAEDGHKTLGIIYQNDPYGTGLFEAIKATFESTGGEVVADASYNQGDGQFNAQVSEIAAAKPDAVAVVSYDQFATIAPLLGNAGVDTGSLYLVDGNLKDWGADVSVSLEGSKGTRAGAELPQDFLDQLNAVWTAEGNDPIDAVTYSAEAYDAVVLIALAALKAGSVDGPDIAAEMITVSGGDGDGEKCDNYADCAAIINDGGTPDYDGLSGEITFDENNDPKGAAIGVYEFDSENVTSRIK from the coding sequence ATGAACGCACTGAAGGGCTCGCGCAGCGCGAGGATCTTCGCCGGGATCGCGCTGGTCAGCGCCTCCGCCCTCATCATCGCGGGCTGTAGCAGCACGCCGAACGCGGAGCCGTCGGACGGGGGTGGCGACAAGCCCGCCGCCGACCTGACGCTCAAGCTCGGTTCGCTGTTGCCCGCCACCGGTACGCTCGCGTTCCTGGGCGCACCGATGGAGGCCGGCGTCCAGCTCGCCGTGGACCAGATCAACGAGGCCGACGCCGGCATCACCATCGACCTCAGCACGGCCGACGAGGGCGACCTCGACAACAAGGCCTACGAGACCTCCATCACCAACCTGCGCAACGACGGCATCACCGCCATGATCGGCGCGGCGTCCTCGAGCGTCACCAAGCTCATCCTCGACGGCAACGCGGGCGCGGACATCCTGACGGTGTCCCCGTCCAACACGTCGCCGGACTTCACGGGCATCAACCCGCTGTACTTCCGCACCGCGCCGAGCGACAACCTGCAGGGCGAGGTGCTCGGCAACGAGATCGCCGAGGACGGTCACAAGACGCTGGGCATCATCTACCAGAACGACCCGTACGGCACGGGTCTGTTCGAGGCGATCAAGGCCACCTTCGAGAGCACCGGTGGCGAGGTCGTCGCCGACGCCTCGTACAACCAGGGCGACGGACAGTTCAACGCCCAGGTCTCGGAGATCGCCGCGGCCAAGCCGGACGCGGTCGCCGTCGTCTCCTACGACCAATTCGCCACCATCGCGCCGCTGCTCGGCAACGCCGGGGTTGACACGGGTTCGCTGTACCTCGTCGACGGCAACCTCAAGGACTGGGGTGCGGACGTGTCGGTCAGCCTCGAGGGCTCGAAGGGCACCCGCGCCGGCGCCGAGCTGCCGCAGGACTTCCTCGACCAGCTGAACGCGGTCTGGACGGCCGAGGGCAACGACCCGATCGACGCTGTGACGTACTCGGCCGAGGCGTACGACGCCGTGGTGCTGATCGCTCTGGCCGCGCTGAAGGCCGGCTCGGTCGATGGCCCGGACATCGCCGCGGAGATGATCACCGTCTCCGGTGGCGACGGCGACGGCGAGAAGTGCGACAACTACGCCGACTGCGCCGCGATCATCAACGACGGCGGCACGCCGGACTACGACGGTCTCTCCGGTGAGATCACGTTCGACGAGAACAACGACCCGAAGGGCGCTGCCATCGGCGTCTACGAGTTCGACTCCGAGAACGTCACCTCGCGCATCAAGTAA
- the groES gene encoding co-chaperone GroES, translating to MSVSIKPLEDRIVIKQVEAEQTTASGLVIPDTAKEKPQEGEVVAVGPGRIDDNGNRVPLDVAVGDRVLYSKYGGTEVKFGADEFLVLSARDVLAVVVR from the coding sequence GTGTCGGTTTCCATCAAGCCGCTCGAGGACCGCATCGTCATCAAGCAGGTCGAGGCCGAGCAGACCACCGCGAGTGGCCTGGTCATCCCCGACACCGCCAAGGAGAAGCCCCAGGAGGGCGAGGTCGTGGCGGTCGGCCCCGGCCGTATCGACGACAACGGCAACCGCGTTCCGCTCGACGTCGCCGTCGGCGACCGCGTGCTCTACAGCAAGTACGGCGGCACCGAGGTGAAGTTCGGCGCGGACGAGTTCCTCGTCCTGTCGGCTCGCGACGTCCTGGCGGTCGTCGTCCGCTGA
- a CDS encoding ABC transporter ATP-binding protein: MSTATPAEGTTPAGDVVVELKDVHAGYLPGVNILNGANLIARQGELIGIIGPNGAGKSTLLKAIFGMVNVREGDITVKGESIVGLKADKLVRRGVAFVPQTNNVFPSLTIQENLEMGLYQNPKIFAERLEFVSSIFAEIGKRLKQRAGSLSGGERQMVAMSRALMMDPSVLLLDEPSAGLSPVRQDDAFIRVSDINKAGVTTIMVEQNARRCLQICDRGYVLDQGRDAYEGTGRELLNDPKVIGLYLGTLGTDAA; encoded by the coding sequence ATGAGCACTGCAACCCCCGCCGAGGGCACCACTCCGGCCGGCGATGTCGTCGTCGAGCTGAAGGATGTGCACGCCGGCTACCTTCCGGGAGTGAACATCCTCAACGGCGCGAACCTCATCGCCCGCCAGGGCGAGCTCATCGGCATCATCGGCCCGAACGGTGCAGGGAAGTCGACACTCCTCAAAGCGATCTTCGGCATGGTGAACGTCCGAGAGGGCGACATCACCGTCAAGGGCGAGAGCATCGTCGGCCTCAAGGCCGACAAGCTCGTGCGCCGCGGCGTGGCCTTCGTGCCGCAGACGAACAACGTGTTCCCGTCGCTCACGATCCAGGAGAACCTGGAGATGGGGCTGTACCAGAACCCGAAGATCTTCGCGGAGCGGCTCGAGTTCGTCAGCAGCATCTTCGCCGAGATCGGCAAACGCCTGAAGCAGCGTGCGGGGTCGCTCTCCGGCGGCGAGCGGCAGATGGTCGCCATGTCGCGGGCGCTCATGATGGACCCGTCGGTGCTGCTGCTCGACGAGCCCTCGGCCGGCCTCTCCCCCGTGCGCCAGGACGACGCCTTCATCCGGGTCTCCGACATCAACAAGGCCGGCGTCACGACGATCATGGTCGAGCAGAACGCCCGCCGCTGTCTGCAGATCTGCGACCGCGGCTACGTCCTCGACCAGGGGCGCGATGCCTACGAGGGCACCGGCCGGGAGCTGCTGAACGACCCGAAGGTCATCGGCCTCTACCTCGGCACGCTCGGGACCGACGCCGCCTGA
- the rarD gene encoding EamA family transporter RarD, which translates to MTPETTRATRTAGVAYAGSAYLLWGVLPLYFLLLQPTGPWEVVAWRVLLSFVFCLLLLTVTRGWPAFLAIVRNPRLLGWTALAGLLIYVNWQVFVLGTLSGHVVETSLGYFINPITTVLLGVFVLKERIRRLQWAAIGIAGAAVVVIVVAYGDFPWIALSLTASFGLYGLIKKRIGPAVDAVSGLTLESFWLIPIAVVQLVVVATTPAGLTMGANGWSHAVLLAFAGVATAVPLLLFAAGTRRVDLAVIGMLQFLTPILQFVIGVAVLHEPMPPERWIGFVLVWIAIAVFVVDLLLAARRGRRDTPAAAV; encoded by the coding sequence GTGACTCCCGAGACGACCCGCGCCACCCGGACGGCGGGCGTCGCCTACGCCGGAAGTGCCTATCTGCTCTGGGGCGTCCTCCCGCTGTACTTCCTCCTGCTGCAGCCCACCGGGCCGTGGGAGGTGGTCGCCTGGCGGGTGCTGCTCTCGTTCGTCTTCTGCCTCCTGCTGCTCACGGTCACACGGGGATGGCCCGCCTTCCTCGCCATCGTCCGGAATCCGAGGCTCCTCGGATGGACGGCCCTGGCCGGTCTCCTCATCTACGTCAACTGGCAGGTCTTCGTCCTCGGAACCCTCAGCGGCCACGTCGTGGAGACGTCGCTGGGCTACTTCATCAACCCGATCACGACCGTGCTGCTCGGCGTCTTCGTGCTCAAGGAGCGCATCCGCCGTCTGCAGTGGGCGGCCATCGGCATCGCGGGTGCGGCGGTCGTGGTGATCGTCGTGGCCTACGGCGACTTCCCGTGGATCGCTCTGTCGCTCACGGCCTCCTTCGGCCTGTACGGGCTCATCAAGAAGAGGATCGGTCCCGCCGTCGACGCCGTCAGCGGACTGACCCTCGAGTCGTTCTGGCTGATCCCGATCGCCGTGGTGCAACTCGTGGTCGTGGCGACGACGCCGGCCGGACTGACGATGGGCGCGAACGGCTGGTCGCATGCCGTGCTGCTCGCGTTCGCGGGAGTGGCGACGGCCGTCCCTCTGCTGCTGTTCGCGGCCGGCACGCGTCGCGTCGATCTCGCCGTCATCGGCATGCTGCAGTTCCTCACCCCGATCCTCCAGTTCGTGATCGGCGTCGCCGTGCTGCACGAGCCGATGCCGCCGGAGCGCTGGATCGGGTTCGTCCTGGTGTGGATCGCGATCGCGGTCTTCGTCGTCGATCTGCTCCTCGCCGCGCGGCGCGGCCGCCGGGACACCCCCGCCGCGGCGGTCTGA
- a CDS encoding ABC transporter ATP-binding protein, with the protein MSSENDAAVTPAKSAPRAKTTGLAAGPAAPGVKKVDPILVVDAVQRRFGGLTAVDVDHLEIPRGAITALIGPNGAGKTTLFNLLCGFDKPNSGTWSYDGKNLSGIPSFKVARMGQVRTFQLTKSLSLLTVLENMKLGAKDQRGEGFWAGLFPFLWRKQEQEIEQRAHELLVRFKLDAKEQDFAASLSGGQRKLLEMARALMSDPSLVMLDEPMAGVNPALTQSLLDHILDLKDLGMTVLFVEHDMHMVRHIADWVVVMAEGRVVAEGPPETVMEDPAVVDAYLGAHQDVDLGAVTGRLPVISDADAERIREQIETEVEAEVEAEDAAEEDKA; encoded by the coding sequence TTGTCAAGTGAGAACGACGCGGCCGTCACGCCCGCGAAGAGCGCTCCCCGCGCCAAGACCACCGGCCTCGCCGCGGGTCCCGCCGCCCCCGGAGTCAAGAAGGTCGACCCGATCCTCGTCGTCGATGCCGTGCAGCGGCGGTTCGGCGGCCTGACCGCCGTCGACGTCGATCACCTGGAGATCCCCCGCGGCGCGATCACGGCGCTCATCGGCCCCAACGGCGCCGGCAAGACCACGCTGTTCAACCTCCTGTGCGGTTTCGACAAGCCCAACAGCGGTACATGGTCGTACGACGGCAAGAACCTCTCCGGCATCCCCTCCTTCAAGGTGGCCAGGATGGGGCAGGTGCGCACCTTCCAGCTCACGAAGTCGCTGTCGCTGCTGACGGTGCTGGAGAACATGAAGCTCGGCGCGAAGGACCAGCGCGGCGAGGGCTTCTGGGCAGGGCTCTTCCCGTTCCTCTGGCGCAAACAGGAGCAGGAGATCGAGCAGCGGGCGCACGAGCTCCTCGTCCGCTTCAAACTCGACGCCAAGGAGCAGGACTTCGCCGCCTCTCTGTCGGGTGGTCAGCGCAAGCTCCTGGAGATGGCCCGGGCTCTGATGAGCGACCCGAGCCTGGTCATGCTGGACGAGCCGATGGCCGGCGTGAATCCAGCCCTCACGCAGTCCCTGCTCGACCACATCCTCGACCTCAAGGACCTCGGGATGACCGTGCTCTTCGTGGAGCACGACATGCACATGGTCCGTCACATCGCCGACTGGGTCGTCGTGATGGCCGAGGGGCGCGTGGTGGCCGAGGGACCACCGGAGACCGTCATGGAGGACCCCGCGGTCGTGGACGCCTACCTCGGCGCCCACCAGGACGTGGACCTCGGCGCCGTCACCGGCCGTCTCCCGGTGATCTCCGACGCCGACGCGGAGCGCATCCGCGAGCAGATCGAGACGGAGGTCGAAGCCGAGGTCGAGGCCGAGGACGCCGCCGAGGAGGACAAGGCATGA
- a CDS encoding branched-chain amino acid ABC transporter permease — translation MGPTALAGPRKRPWAFAFFGILMALAASLLLPPSAASAETTDDGQEVTDFYFAGVVTDGDEPVEGVVMTIEGNGFDAETETDAEGKWRLYVPEKETYTLTVDESTLPDGVIVDATQLPEGIQPVSGTTASFELEFGLTGTKIVNFFLGEGERVTVSFLDQLLSRMVGGLNFGLLLGLASMGAALIYGTTRLSNFAHGEMVTWGAVITLVFTTFWQLPLWAGIVAAVIGGAALGWALDAGIWKPLRRRGLGVVQLMIVSIGLSLALRYGLQYIIGGNTYQLPGASPEPIRLGPISLSYIDMIGMATSIIVILGVAFFLTRTRTGKATRAISDNPQLAAASGIDVDKVIRIVWILAGTLAAISGILWAYFRPGVKWDMGMQMLLLMFCAITLGGLGSAIGALIGSIIVGLAVEVSTLLGVPTDLKYASALVALIIILLVRPQGILGRKERLG, via the coding sequence GTGGGACCCACAGCACTCGCCGGACCGCGGAAGCGCCCTTGGGCTTTCGCCTTCTTCGGAATCCTGATGGCGCTCGCGGCATCACTCCTGCTCCCTCCCTCAGCGGCTTCCGCAGAGACCACGGACGACGGTCAGGAGGTCACCGACTTCTACTTCGCCGGCGTGGTCACCGACGGCGACGAGCCGGTCGAGGGCGTCGTGATGACGATCGAGGGCAACGGCTTCGATGCCGAGACCGAGACCGACGCCGAGGGCAAGTGGCGGCTGTACGTGCCGGAGAAGGAGACGTACACGCTGACGGTCGACGAGTCGACGCTCCCGGACGGCGTGATCGTCGACGCGACGCAGCTCCCCGAGGGGATCCAGCCGGTCTCGGGCACGACCGCCTCGTTCGAGCTGGAGTTCGGGCTCACCGGGACGAAGATCGTGAACTTCTTCCTCGGCGAAGGCGAGCGGGTGACCGTCTCGTTCCTGGATCAGCTCCTGTCGCGCATGGTGGGCGGACTGAACTTCGGGCTGCTCCTGGGACTCGCCTCCATGGGCGCCGCGCTCATCTACGGCACCACCCGGCTGTCGAACTTCGCGCACGGCGAGATGGTGACCTGGGGTGCGGTGATCACTCTCGTCTTCACCACGTTCTGGCAGCTTCCGCTCTGGGCCGGCATCGTCGCCGCGGTCATCGGCGGTGCTGCGCTCGGCTGGGCCCTCGATGCCGGCATCTGGAAGCCGCTGCGCCGCCGCGGCCTGGGCGTCGTCCAGCTCATGATCGTGAGCATCGGCCTCTCGCTGGCCCTCCGCTACGGCCTGCAGTACATCATCGGCGGGAATACCTATCAGCTCCCGGGCGCCAGCCCCGAGCCGATCCGCCTCGGTCCGATCTCCCTGTCGTACATCGACATGATCGGCATGGCGACCAGCATCATCGTGATCCTCGGTGTCGCGTTCTTCCTCACCCGCACCCGCACCGGCAAGGCGACGAGAGCCATCTCGGACAACCCGCAGCTCGCCGCAGCCTCCGGCATCGACGTCGACAAGGTCATCCGGATCGTGTGGATCCTCGCCGGCACCCTGGCCGCGATCTCCGGCATCCTCTGGGCGTACTTCCGGCCCGGCGTGAAGTGGGACATGGGCATGCAGATGCTGCTGCTGATGTTCTGCGCCATCACGCTCGGCGGCCTCGGCTCGGCGATCGGCGCGCTGATCGGCTCGATCATCGTCGGCCTCGCCGTCGAGGTCTCCACGCTCCTCGGAGTGCCGACCGACCTCAAGTACGCCAGCGCCCTCGTCGCGCTGATCATCATCCTGCTCGTGCGACCGCAGGGCATCCTCGGACGCAAGGAAAGGTTGGGCTGA